From the genome of Psychroserpens ponticola, one region includes:
- a CDS encoding AIR synthase related protein: MSQDISKRYALRGVSASKEDVHNAIKNIDKGLFPKAFCKIVPDYLTNDDDYCLIMHADGAGTKSSLAYMYWKETGDISVWKGIAQDALIMNIDDLICVGATDNIMLSSTIGRNKNKIPGDVISAIINGTEELIQDLKSFGVTIHSTGGETADVGDLVRTIIVDSTVTARMKRSRVINNANIKPGDIIVGLESFGQATYETEYNGGMGSNGLTSARHDVFHKYLAEKYPESFDASVPEDLVYSGQTKLTDAVDDSPINAGKLVLSPTRTYAPIIKAILSKYTSENLHGMVHCSGGAQTKILHFIDNLHIVKDNMFPIPPLFKLIQEQSKTDWKEMYQVFNCGHRMELYVSPEIAEDIITISESFNVNAQVIGRVEASENKKLTITSEFGVFEY; encoded by the coding sequence ATGAGTCAAGACATAAGTAAACGCTATGCACTTCGTGGTGTTTCGGCATCTAAAGAAGATGTTCATAATGCCATAAAAAATATCGACAAAGGATTATTCCCTAAAGCATTTTGTAAAATTGTTCCAGATTATTTAACTAATGATGACGATTATTGCCTAATTATGCATGCTGATGGAGCTGGTACAAAATCGTCTTTAGCATATATGTATTGGAAAGAAACTGGAGATATTTCAGTTTGGAAAGGCATCGCTCAAGATGCTCTCATAATGAATATCGACGATCTGATTTGTGTTGGTGCAACAGATAATATCATGCTATCGTCTACTATTGGTCGTAACAAAAATAAAATTCCTGGTGATGTTATTTCTGCTATTATAAATGGTACTGAAGAACTTATTCAAGATTTAAAATCGTTTGGAGTAACAATTCATTCTACAGGTGGTGAAACTGCAGATGTTGGTGATTTAGTAAGAACTATTATTGTTGATTCTACGGTTACTGCGCGAATGAAACGTAGTCGCGTTATAAATAATGCCAATATTAAACCAGGTGACATAATTGTTGGTTTAGAAAGTTTCGGACAAGCAACTTATGAAACTGAATACAATGGAGGAATGGGAAGCAACGGATTAACATCAGCTCGACACGATGTATTTCATAAATACTTAGCTGAAAAATATCCTGAAAGTTTTGATGCTTCTGTTCCTGAAGATTTAGTGTATTCTGGACAAACGAAATTAACAGATGCTGTTGACGATTCTCCAATTAATGCGGGTAAATTAGTATTATCACCTACACGAACCTATGCGCCAATTATAAAAGCAATACTTTCAAAATATACTAGCGAAAACCTTCATGGAATGGTACACTGTTCTGGTGGAGCACAAACTAAAATTCTTCACTTTATTGATAACTTACATATTGTAAAAGATAATATGTTTCCAATTCCGCCTTTGTTTAAATTAATACAAGAGCAATCTAAAACCGATTGGAAAGAAATGTATCAGGTCTTTAATTGCGGACATCGTATGGAATTATATGTGTCACCTGAAATTGCTGAAGATATCATCACCATTTCAGAATCCTTTAATGTGAATGCTCAAGTGATTGGTCGTGTTGAAGCTTCAGAAAACAAAAAACTGACAATTACAAGTGAATTTGGAGTGTTTGAGTATTAG
- a CDS encoding glutamine synthetase III family protein — protein MSTLRFHALKEVFNHKPVLVDENVRRSEIFGANVFNETTMRQYLTKEAFESVMNAISKSSKIDRIVADHISTGMKEWAISKGATHYTHWFQPLTGATAEKHDAFFETIGNGLAIEKFGGGQLVQQEPDASSFPNGGIRNTFEARGYTAWDPTSPAFIYGTTLCIPTVFVSYTGEALDYKTPLLRALQAVDNAAVAVCKYFDKNVKKVNASLGWEQEYFLIDSGLAMSRPDLTLTGRTLLGHSPAKGQQLDDHYFGTIPNRAMAYMRDLETECMLLGIPVKTRHNEVAPNQFELAPIYEEANLAVDHNSLLMDVMDKVAERHNFKVLFHEKPFAGVNGSGKHNNWSLSTDTGVNLLSPGKTPMSNLQFLTFFINTIKAVYENEELLRAAIASASNDHRLGANEAPPAIISVFIGEQLTHTLNELENVTNGKLSPQEKTDLKLNVVGKIPDVLLDNTDRNRTSPFAFTGNKFEFRAVGSTANCANPMTVLNTIVAKQLVDFRGEVEGLISEKTMKKDDAIFNVLREYIKKSKHILFEGNGYGEAWEKEAKKRGLSNNKTTPEALKAKVSKKAIRLFEEMNVMNKVESESRYEIEVEEYVLRIQIEGRVLGDIARNHVVPTAVRYQNILIDNVKGLKEIYGTGFKKLAKEQLNLIEQISNHIEGINSNVTKMTEERKTANVIEDLEKKATTYCNIVKPLFEDIRYHCDKLELLVDDELWPLTKYRELLFTK, from the coding sequence ATGTCCACACTTAGATTTCATGCCTTAAAAGAAGTATTTAACCATAAGCCAGTTCTTGTTGATGAGAATGTTAGACGATCTGAAATTTTTGGTGCTAATGTTTTTAATGAAACAACAATGCGCCAATATTTAACAAAAGAAGCATTTGAAAGTGTCATGAATGCAATTAGTAAAAGTTCTAAAATTGATAGAATTGTTGCCGACCACATCTCAACGGGTATGAAAGAGTGGGCAATTTCAAAAGGAGCAACACATTATACACACTGGTTTCAGCCTTTAACTGGAGCAACTGCTGAAAAGCATGATGCTTTTTTTGAAACTATTGGAAATGGTTTAGCAATTGAAAAATTTGGTGGAGGTCAATTAGTGCAACAAGAACCTGATGCATCCAGTTTTCCTAATGGAGGCATAAGAAATACATTTGAGGCAAGAGGGTATACTGCTTGGGATCCTACTTCTCCAGCTTTTATATATGGTACAACTTTATGTATACCAACAGTGTTTGTGTCTTATACAGGCGAAGCGCTAGATTATAAAACACCTTTGTTAAGAGCACTACAAGCTGTAGATAATGCAGCTGTTGCTGTTTGTAAATATTTTGATAAGAATGTTAAAAAAGTAAATGCGTCCTTAGGTTGGGAACAAGAGTATTTCTTAATTGATAGTGGTTTAGCCATGTCTAGACCAGATCTTACATTGACTGGGAGAACACTTCTAGGACATTCACCAGCTAAAGGTCAGCAATTAGACGATCATTATTTTGGGACCATTCCTAACAGAGCAATGGCTTATATGCGCGATTTGGAAACCGAATGTATGTTATTAGGAATTCCAGTAAAAACAAGGCATAATGAAGTTGCTCCAAATCAATTTGAATTAGCACCTATTTATGAGGAAGCTAACTTAGCAGTCGATCATAATTCATTGTTGATGGATGTAATGGATAAAGTAGCAGAGCGTCATAATTTTAAAGTTTTATTTCATGAAAAACCATTCGCAGGTGTAAATGGTTCAGGAAAACATAACAACTGGAGTTTAAGCACTGATACTGGAGTTAACTTATTGAGTCCAGGGAAAACACCAATGAGTAACCTTCAGTTTTTAACTTTCTTTATCAATACAATTAAGGCGGTTTATGAAAACGAAGAATTATTAAGAGCAGCTATAGCTTCAGCTAGTAATGATCATCGTTTAGGAGCAAATGAAGCACCACCAGCAATCATTTCAGTATTTATTGGTGAGCAACTAACACATACTTTAAATGAGTTAGAAAATGTGACCAATGGTAAATTATCGCCTCAAGAAAAAACAGATTTAAAGTTAAATGTTGTAGGTAAAATTCCAGATGTATTATTAGATAATACAGATAGAAATCGTACTTCTCCTTTTGCCTTTACTGGAAATAAATTTGAATTTAGAGCAGTAGGTTCAACTGCAAATTGTGCTAACCCAATGACTGTTTTAAACACTATTGTAGCTAAACAATTAGTAGATTTTAGAGGTGAAGTTGAAGGCTTGATTTCTGAAAAAACAATGAAAAAAGACGATGCTATATTTAATGTGCTAAGAGAATATATTAAAAAATCAAAACACATCCTTTTTGAAGGAAATGGTTATGGAGAAGCTTGGGAAAAAGAAGCTAAAAAGAGAGGCTTGAGTAATAATAAAACAACTCCTGAAGCATTAAAAGCTAAGGTGTCTAAAAAAGCAATTCGCCTCTTTGAGGAGATGAATGTCATGAATAAAGTTGAATCTGAATCTCGCTATGAAATTGAAGTAGAAGAATATGTGTTGAGAATTCAAATTGAAGGTCGTGTTCTAGGTGATATTGCTCGAAACCATGTTGTTCCTACTGCTGTTCGTTATCAAAATATTTTAATTGATAATGTAAAAGGGCTCAAGGAAATTTATGGAACTGGTTTTAAAAAACTAGCAAAAGAACAGCTTAATCTTATTGAGCAAATTTCTAATCATATTGAAGGTATTAACTCTAATGTTACAAAAATGACAGAAGAGCGTAAAACAGCAAATGTTATTGAAGATCTAGAAAAAAAGGCCACTACGTATTGCAATATCGTAAAACCTTTATTTGAGGATATTAGGTACCATTGTGATAAATTAGAGCTTTTAGTTGATGACGAACTTTGGCCATTAACAAAATACAGAGAGCTTCTTTTTACAAAATAG
- the prfA gene encoding peptide chain release factor 1 → MLEKLQIIKQRFDEVSDLIIQPDIITDQKRYVQLNKEYKDLRLLMDKREAYIELTDNLKEAEEIIADGSDAEMVDMAKMQYDEAKTGIPQLEDDIKFLLIPKDPEDSKNAVVELRAGTGGDEASIFAGDLFRMYTKYCEGRGWKVDVVDYSEGTNGGFKEIQFEVNGEDVYGTLKFEAGVHRVQRVPQTETQGRVHTSAATCMVFPEAEEFDVEINPKDVRVDFFCSSGPGGQSVNTTYSAVRLTHEPTGLVAQCQDQKSQHKNKEKAFKVLRSRLYEMELAKKNAADAEKRGSMVSSGDRSAKIRTYNYSQGRVTDHRIGLTLYDLSNIVNGDIQKIIDELQLAENTEKLKASDEHI, encoded by the coding sequence ATGTTAGAGAAATTACAGATCATAAAACAACGCTTTGATGAGGTGAGTGATTTAATCATTCAGCCAGATATTATTACAGATCAAAAGCGCTATGTTCAACTTAATAAAGAGTATAAAGACTTAAGGTTGTTAATGGATAAACGTGAAGCGTATATCGAATTAACAGATAATCTTAAAGAAGCTGAAGAAATCATTGCTGATGGAAGTGATGCAGAAATGGTCGACATGGCTAAAATGCAATACGATGAAGCCAAAACAGGTATTCCTCAATTGGAAGATGATATTAAATTCTTACTAATTCCGAAAGATCCTGAAGATTCTAAAAATGCTGTTGTAGAATTGCGTGCTGGAACTGGTGGTGATGAAGCGAGTATCTTTGCAGGTGATTTATTCAGAATGTATACCAAATATTGTGAAGGCAGAGGCTGGAAAGTCGATGTTGTAGATTATAGTGAAGGAACAAATGGTGGATTTAAAGAAATCCAATTTGAAGTAAATGGAGAAGATGTTTACGGAACTTTAAAATTTGAAGCTGGTGTGCATCGTGTACAACGTGTACCACAAACTGAAACGCAAGGTCGAGTGCATACAAGTGCAGCTACCTGTATGGTGTTTCCAGAGGCTGAAGAGTTTGATGTAGAAATAAATCCTAAAGATGTTCGTGTTGACTTCTTCTGTTCTTCTGGTCCAGGTGGTCAGTCGGTAAACACAACCTATTCTGCTGTACGATTAACGCATGAGCCAACAGGATTGGTTGCGCAATGTCAAGATCAAAAATCACAACACAAAAATAAAGAGAAAGCCTTTAAAGTATTACGTTCGCGTTTATATGAAATGGAATTGGCTAAAAAGAATGCTGCTGATGCCGAAAAACGTGGAAGTATGGTGAGTTCTGGAGATCGAAGTGCTAAGATTAGAACGTATAACTATTCTCAAGGTCGAGTTACAGATCACAGAATTGGCTTGACTTTATACGATCTGTCTAATATTGTAAATGGAGATATCCAAAAAATTATTGACGAATTACAACTTGCTGAAAATACTGAAAAGCTAAAAGCAAGCGACGAACATATTTAA
- the pyrF gene encoding orotidine-5'-phosphate decarboxylase, producing the protein MTTQQLTEQIRKKKSFLCIGLDVDLNKIPKHLLTEEDPIFAFNKAIIDATHHLCVAYKPNTAFYEAYGLKGWKALEKTIMYLNVKHPEIFTIADAKRGDIGNTSRMYAKAFLEDLEFDSVTVAPYMGKDSVEPFLEFKNKHTILLALTSNAGAFDFQTLSVNQKELYKQVLETSKTWENSENLMYVVGATKAEYFADIRNIIPEAFLLVPGVGAQGGNLQDVCKYGMSSNVGLLVNSSRGIIYASNRGDFAQAAAQKAEDLQKDMAQELIKY; encoded by the coding sequence ATGACAACGCAACAACTCACCGAACAAATTCGAAAAAAGAAATCTTTCCTTTGCATAGGATTAGATGTTGACCTTAATAAAATCCCAAAACATTTATTAACCGAAGAAGATCCAATTTTTGCATTTAATAAAGCCATTATCGATGCAACGCACCACCTGTGTGTGGCTTATAAACCTAACACAGCATTTTATGAAGCTTACGGATTGAAAGGTTGGAAAGCTCTAGAAAAAACCATCATGTACCTCAATGTAAAACATCCTGAAATCTTTACAATTGCAGATGCTAAACGTGGTGATATTGGTAATACAAGTCGCATGTACGCAAAAGCATTTCTTGAAGATTTAGAGTTTGATAGTGTAACAGTCGCACCTTATATGGGAAAAGATTCTGTAGAGCCTTTTTTAGAATTCAAAAACAAACACACCATTTTGTTAGCGCTAACATCTAATGCTGGAGCTTTCGATTTTCAAACATTAAGCGTCAATCAAAAGGAATTGTATAAGCAAGTATTAGAAACCTCTAAAACTTGGGAGAATTCAGAAAACTTAATGTACGTAGTTGGAGCTACTAAAGCGGAATATTTTGCCGACATCAGAAATATTATTCCAGAAGCATTTTTATTGGTTCCAGGTGTTGGAGCTCAAGGTGGAAACTTGCAAGACGTTTGTAAATATGGAATGAGCTCAAATGTAGGATTGTTAGTCAATTCGTCTCGAGGAATTATATATGCTTCAAATAGAGGAGATTTTGCTCAAGCTGCAGCTCAAAAAGCGGAAGATTTACAAAAAGATATGGCTCAAGAGCTAATTAAATATTAG
- the lepB gene encoding signal peptidase I: MKKKLLYVLIGILILFGIARISGVIRFFDIASAGTEPNLKMNSNFIGTNLMSPKRLDFAYYNTYDEYFGNITIIQRIIALPNDVVQCKDGEFYVNGVNVDKTINLRRMYRFKSSDDISVIQKAALNDESILLFKEDEAYIHVTLDEDYASKLKLPFELLNSVEDLSNELKTENNPSWTINNFGPITIPEGKYLFVGDNRDNSLDSRYKGFVDEKNIKGTLLFQF; encoded by the coding sequence ATGAAAAAGAAATTACTTTATGTTCTTATAGGAATTTTAATACTATTTGGTATTGCTAGAATTAGTGGAGTAATTCGGTTTTTTGATATTGCTTCTGCAGGAACAGAACCTAATTTAAAGATGAATTCTAATTTTATTGGAACTAATTTAATGTCGCCAAAAAGATTAGATTTTGCCTATTACAATACATACGATGAATATTTTGGGAATATAACTATTATACAAAGAATTATCGCATTGCCTAATGATGTAGTGCAATGTAAAGATGGTGAATTCTATGTCAATGGTGTTAATGTCGATAAAACTATAAATTTAAGAAGAATGTACAGGTTTAAAAGTTCTGATGATATTTCTGTTATTCAAAAAGCAGCTTTAAATGATGAGTCAATATTATTGTTTAAGGAAGACGAAGCATATATACATGTAACTTTAGATGAAGATTATGCTTCTAAACTCAAATTACCGTTTGAACTATTAAATTCAGTTGAAGATTTATCGAATGAACTAAAAACTGAAAATAATCCTTCTTGGACTATAAATAATTTTGGACCAATCACCATTCCTGAAGGTAAGTATTTATTTGTTGGAGATAATAGGGATAATTCTTTGGATTCTCGTTATAAAGGATTTGTAGATGAAAAAAATATAAAAGGAACTTTACTATTTCAATTTTAA
- a CDS encoding Curli production assembly/transport component CsgG: MLTQEKTQEEISEETSEVKIKNAYRTEFYDLRGANVFDVAFGTSVINGDFVDPMFEIYSHLGYKRHITPYLGIDIGYHKFNLAYIDVYNEGFMSFDLNLEVIVLPHSKFSPFIFAGAGLNASNHFKQTANKFQGGGGIEYIASEKIGVKLYTDYNYVLSDELDGLEAGNSDDTYFRLALGVNFYFGGSKMKSKKVEAQATVIDSNLLNDEYYGKK, from the coding sequence GTGTTAACACAGGAAAAAACTCAAGAAGAAATTTCTGAAGAGACTAGCGAAGTTAAAATTAAAAACGCTTACAGAACTGAATTTTATGACCTAAGAGGTGCAAATGTATTTGATGTTGCCTTTGGTACTTCGGTGATTAATGGCGATTTCGTAGATCCAATGTTTGAAATTTATAGCCATTTAGGTTATAAAAGACATATCACGCCATATTTAGGAATTGATATTGGATACCATAAATTCAATTTAGCGTATATCGATGTGTATAATGAAGGCTTTATGTCATTTGATCTCAATCTTGAAGTTATAGTGCTTCCTCATAGTAAATTTTCGCCTTTTATTTTTGCAGGTGCAGGTTTAAATGCATCTAACCATTTTAAACAAACTGCCAATAAGTTTCAAGGTGGTGGTGGAATAGAATATATCGCTTCAGAGAAAATTGGTGTAAAGTTATACACAGATTATAACTATGTTTTAAGTGATGAACTTGATGGTCTTGAGGCTGGAAACTCTGACGATACATATTTTAGGTTAGCTCTTGGTGTTAATTTCTATTTTGGTGGTTCAAAAATGAAATCTAAAAAAGTAGAAGCACAAGCTACTGTAATTGATTCTAATCTTTTAAATGATGAATATTACGGTAAAAAATAG
- a CDS encoding ATP-binding cassette domain-containing protein translates to MILEVDNIELYFSNKRILNGIYLKAETGKTTAIIGSNGGGKSCLLQIIFGVIKPKYKLIRINNKPFLKPLYQTKLIGFLPQYNYTPNRLKVSSIFNLLNVDWREFISFFDGFSHYKNHTINNLSGGERRIIEVYLLLKGDYKIILLDEPFSHISPLHIEKITQLIETEKHNKAIIITDHMYQHIIETADDIYLLKDGHTKLIDDLKDLEFFKYLSTGSLKH, encoded by the coding sequence ATGATTTTAGAAGTTGATAACATAGAACTTTACTTTTCGAATAAACGGATTTTAAATGGTATTTATTTAAAGGCAGAAACAGGAAAAACAACTGCAATAATTGGTAGTAATGGAGGTGGAAAAAGTTGTTTACTCCAAATTATTTTTGGAGTCATAAAACCAAAATATAAGCTAATACGAATTAACAACAAGCCGTTTCTTAAACCATTATACCAAACAAAACTTATTGGATTTTTACCACAATACAATTACACTCCTAACCGCTTAAAAGTTTCGAGTATTTTTAATTTATTGAATGTTGACTGGCGTGAATTCATTTCTTTTTTTGATGGCTTTTCGCACTATAAAAATCATACTATTAATAATTTATCTGGAGGCGAAAGACGAATTATTGAAGTGTATTTACTTTTAAAAGGAGATTACAAAATCATCTTACTAGACGAACCTTTCTCTCATATTTCTCCATTACATATTGAAAAAATCACACAACTTATTGAAACAGAAAAACACAATAAAGCCATTATCATTACAGATCACATGTATCAACATATTATTGAAACAGCAGATGACATTTACTTACTTAAAGATGGACATACAAAACTAATTGATGATTTAAAAGATTTAGAATTTTTTAAATATTTAAGTACTGGTAGCCTGAAACACTAA